In Lodderomyces elongisporus chromosome 2, complete sequence, the following proteins share a genomic window:
- the RPS2 gene encoding 40S ribosomal protein (BUSCO:EOG09264903) produces MSDAQQPKRQFGGERRRRGGPRRGRRDGEEKGWTPVTKLGRLVKAGKITSIEEIYLHSLPVKEFQIIDLLLPELKDEVMKIRSVQKQTRAGQRTRMKAVVVIGDSNGHVGLGIKTAKEVASAIKAAIVIAKLSIIPIRRGYWGSNLGQPHSLPCKVTGKCGSVTVRLIPAPRGKGIVASPAVKKLLQLAGVEDVYTTSSGSTRTTENTLKATFVAIGNTYGFLTPNLWKETPLIASPLEVYAEEAAASGRKRY; encoded by the coding sequence ATGTCTGACGCTCAACAACCAAAGAGACAATTCGGTggtgaaagaagaagaagaggtgGCCCAAGAAGAGGTAGAAGAGAtggtgaagaaaaaggatgGACTCCAGTCACCAAGTTGGGTAGATTGGTAAAGGCCGGTAAGATCACCTCTATTGAAGAAATCTACTTGCACTCTTTGCCAGTCAAGGAATTCCAAATCATTGACTTGTTGTTGCCAGAATTGAAAGATGAGGTTATGAAGATTAGATCAGTTCAAAAGCAAACCAGAGCCGGTCAAAGAACCAGAATGAAGGCTGTTGTTGTCATTGGTGACTCCAACGGTCACGTTGGTTTGGGTATCAAGACCGCTAAGGAAGTCGCTTCCGCTATTAAGGCTGCCATTGTCATTGCTAAATTGTCAATCATCCCAATCAGAAGAGGTTATTGGGGTTCCAACTTGGGTCAACCACACTCTTTGCCATGTAAGGTTACCGGTAAGTGTGGTTCAGTCACCGTTAGATTGATTCCAGCTCCAAGAGGTAAAGGTATCGTTGCTTCCCCAGCCGTTAAGAAATTGTTGCAATTGGCTGGTGTTGAAGATGTCTATACCACTTCTTCCGGTTCTACCAGAACTACCGAAAACACTTTGAAAGCTACTTTCGTTGCTATCGGTAACACCTACGGTTTCTTGACTCCTAACTTGTGGAAGGAAACCCCATTGATTGCTTCTCCATTGGAAGTCTACGCTGAAGAAGCTGCTGCTTCCGGTAGAAAGAGATACTAA
- the SOD2 gene encoding Superoxide dismutase [Mn], mitochondrial yields MFKLARTPLIRASRAMAQSTAATPIGAVRTKYTLPQLDYELDALEPHISGQINDLHYNKHHKTYVDNLNKAIESAVEAKEKGEAKKLVALQKALNFNGGGYVNHCLWWKNLAPEKAGGGKVPSADSKLGQQIVKQYGSIDNLISATNAKLAGIQGSGWAFIVKNKENGNTIDIVTTANQDTVTDPNLVPLVAIDAWEHAYYLQYQNVKADYFKALWNVINWKEAERRFEF; encoded by the exons ATGTTCAAATTAGCAAGAACTCCATTAATCAGAGCATCAAGAGCAATGGCTCAATCCACAGCAGCCACTCCAATTGGCGCAGTTAGAACCAAGTACACTTTACCTCAATTGGATTATGAATTGGATGCATTGGAACCACACATTAGTGGTCAAATCAATGACCTCCACTACAAC AAACATCACAAGACCTACGTTGACAACTTGAACAAGGCAATTGAGTCTGCAGTCGAAGCCAAAGAGAAAGGCGAAGCCAAGAAGCTTGTCGCTTTACAAAAGGCATTGAACTTCAACGGTGGTGGTTACGTCAACCATTGTTTGTGGTGGAAGAACTTGGCCCCTGAAAAAGCAGGCGGTGGTAAAGTTCCTTCAGCCGACTCCAAATTGGGTCAACAAATTGTTAAACAATATGGCTCAATTGACAACTTGATTAGTGCTACTAATGCCAAGTTGGCTGGTATCCAAGGTTCAGGCTGGGCTTTTATTGTGAAGAACAAGGAGAATGGTAACACTATTGATATTGTTACCACTGCCAACCAGGATACCGTGACAGACCCTAACTTGGTCCCATTGGTTGCCATTGATGCTTGGGAACATGCTTACTATTTGCAATACCAAAATGTCAAGGCCGATTACTTTAAAGCACTTTGGAATGTCATCAACTGGAAAGAAGCTGAGAGAAGATTTGAGTTTTAA
- the SYR1 gene encoding arginyl-tRNA synthetase: MSVSAISDELKKLGLSQPDPVKESLPEYNIVDVFKNYITDELHRITEADKSIIFDALDTPKVLDQGDIIVALPRLRIKGIKPNEKSQEWAEQFNKGKFISEARPQGVFIQFFFNRSLVYDLVIKDVLKRKTEYGYLPLGVGKKAIVEFSSPNIAKPFHAGHLRSTIIGGFISNLYEKLGWEVVRINYLGDWGKQFGLLAVGFEKYGSEEQLAKDPINHLFEVYVKVNNDVREEASEATGEPAVADAADADEKKVQASSTNEKARQFFRRMEDGDESALKIWRRFRDLSIDKYIDTYARLNIKYDYYSGESQVPQEKMKEATKLFEDKGLVHVDRGAKLIDLTKFNKKLGKALVEKSDGTSLYLTRDVGEAIKRYETYKFDKMIYVIASQQDLHCQQFFEILKQMGFEWAKNLEHINFGMVQGMSTRKGNVVFLDNILQETKEKMHDVMKKNADKYAQIEEPDKIAELVGISAVMIQDFQSKRILNYEFKWDRMTSFEGDTGPYLQYAHSRLSSMQRKSDISEEELENANFDLLTEPCAANLVRTLLQYPDIIRRASHNNEPSTIVTYLFTLCHIVSQCYDILWVAGQEREVATARLALYAATKQVIYNGMTLLGLTPVERM; the protein is encoded by the coding sequence ATGTCAGTCAGCGCAATCTCCGACgagttgaagaaattgggTTTGAGCCAACCCGACCCTGTGAAGGAGTCTTTACCAGAATATAACATTGTTGATGTGTTCAAGAATTACATCACCGATGAGTTGCACCGAATAACCGAGGCCGATAAGTCTATCATCTTTGATGCTTTGGACACTCCCAAGGTTTTGGACCAAGGTGATATCATTGTTGCACTTCCCAGATTGAGAATTAAAGGAATCAAACCAAATGAAAAATCCCAAGAATGGGCAGAGCAATTCAACAAGGGTAAATTTATCAGTGAGGCTAGACCACAGGGTGTGTTTatccaatttttctttaacaGATCTTTGGTTTACGATTTAGTGATCAAGGATGTGCTCAAGAGAAAAACTGAATATGGTTATCTTCCATTGGGTGTCGGCAAAAAGGCCATTGTCGAATTCTCTTCACCTAATATTGCCAAGCCATTCCATGCTGGTCACTTGAGATCTACTATTATCGGTGGTTTCATCTCCAACTTGTATGAGAAGTTGGGTTGGGAAGTAGTTAGAATTAATTATTTGGGTGACTGGGGTAAACAATTTGGATTATTGGCCGTTGGATTTGAGAAGTATGGTTCCGAAGAACAATTGGCTAAGGATCCTATCAACCACTTGTTTGAGGTGTACGTCAAGGTCAACAATGATGTGCGCGAAGAGGCTAGCGAAGCAACTGGGGAACCAGCGGTTGCCGACGCTGCAGATGCAGATGAAAAGAAGGTCCAGGCTTCATCAACCAATGAAAAGGCTAGACAGTTCTTTAGAAGAATGGAAGACGGCGATGAAAGTGCATTAAAGATTTGGAGAAGATTTAGAGACTTGTCGATTGACAAGTATATCGATACTTATGCTCGTTTGAATATCAAGTACGATTACTATTCGGGAGAGTCACAAGTGCCACAAGAAAAGATGAAGGAGGCTACCAAATTATTCGAAGACAAGGGGCTTGTCCATGTTGATAGAGGAGCCAAGTTGATTGATTTGACCAAATTTAACAAGAAGTTGGGTAAGGCCTTGGTTGAGAAATCTGATGGTACATCGCTTTACTTGACTCGTGATGTTGGTGAAGCCATTAAGCGTTACGAGACTTATAAGTTTGACAAGATGATTTACGTTATTGCATCTCAGCAAGATTTGCATTGTCAGCAATTCTTTGagattttgaaacaaatgGGCTTTGAGTGGGCTAAGAACTTGGAACATATCAACTTTGGTATGGTGCAGGGTATGTCTACTAGAAAAGGTAATGTTGTCTTTTTGGACAATATTcttcaagaaacaaaggaaaagatgCACGAtgtgatgaaaaagaatgcaGACAAGTATGCGCAGATTGAAGAGCCTGACAAGATTGCTGAATTGGTTGGTATTTCAGCTGTGATGATTCAAGACTTCCAATCGAAGCGTATTCTCAACTACGAGTTTAAATGGGACAGAATGACCTCATTCGAAGGTGACACTGGTCCATACTTGCAATATGCACACTCACGTTTGTCCTCAATGCAAAGAAAGTCGGATATTTCTGAAGAAGAGTTGGAGAATGCCAATTTCGATTTATTGACCGAGCCATGTGCTGCCAACTTGGTTAGAACTTTGCTCCAATACCCAGATATCATTAGAAGAGCCTCCCACAATAACGAGCCATCAACAATTGTCACATACTTGTTTACCTTGTGCCACATTGTTTCCCAATGTTACGATATTCTCTGGGTTGCTGGACAAGAACGTGAAGTGGCAACTGCTAGATTGGCATTGTATGCTGCTACCAAACAAGTCATTTACAATGGTATGACTTTGTTAGGCTTGACCCCAGTTGAAAGAATGTAG
- the VPS17 gene encoding Vacuolar protein sorting-associated protein 17 (BUSCO:EOG09261IEH), translating into MSSSIAYSDDFEDNNPFAEPVVAAESEIERNQGVSSGLNNPSSSTFISTNDNASAYQTQQVPQQQQQSQQPQQPQTQGQFQNQQAPITTLDKDELRKLLPERFTNKYSIKFDLKEIERNKPENPIIRMNVHVEGLPKFRQSEYKDLRRTYNEIVKFNKYLSISNLEVFVPVIPSSKTSYPSGGEDEKKQLLKNWQEWFDRITSNPIIKRDEEFLYFIENDFGYSVINANRKSSVASGLMRKTLKQFSVPYDPYEELAYYRPAVKSAYLICQKLHDLYKKSTKSEKQLSIHVYDMANKLSVLSEFEPSHPGMKNMWEKLSSVVSHQSDLLLVDSISGMAILGDGLSILINDFYEVKEALTNRYLIMRELIQAEAQTTSKHIHANKIKSKASLDPLKVDEALRSLEYATKIQSSLNLQVKRISGEMIYEKEEFNNFVDAKFRELIKKSVLRKVEHHRKVLNSFEKIRLDVRSVDEKGGLSRLNRENLANLKHNINQSQSSSGDSWTSRTFRSLQKEAEAASKKKPDSDTLDPVMVSAKSAASVLGVATF; encoded by the coding sequence ATGAGCTCATCAATTGCGTATCTGGACGATTTCGAGGATAATAACCCATTTGCCGAACCGGTTGTTGCTGCCGAATCAGAGATTGAACGAAATCAAGGGGTGCTGTCCGGCTTAAACAAcccatcttcttcaactttcATAAGCACCAATGACAATGCTTCAGCCTATCAAACCCAACAGGTAccacagcaacaacagcaatcaCAGCAACCACAGCAACCACAAACACAGGGGcaatttcaaaaccaacaaGCGCCAATAACAACTTTGGACAAGGATGAATTACGAAAGTTGTTACCTGAAAGGTTCACTAACAAGTACAGTATTAAATTCGATCTCAAGGAGATTGAACGCAATAAACCTGAAAACCCAATAATACGTATGAATGTACACGTCGAAGGACTTCCAAAATTCCGCCAATCTGAGTATAAAGATTTACGACGAACTTACAATGAGATTGTCAAGTTCAACAAATACTTGTCAATCTCAAACTTGGAGGTGTTTGTACCAGTTATTCCTAGTTCCAAGACGTCGTATCCGCTGGGAGGTGAGgacgaaaaaaaacagttgCTTAAAAATTGGCAGGAATGGTTTGATAGAATAACGAGTAACCCCATAATTAAAAGAGACGAGGAATTTCTCTACTTTATTGAAAACGACTTTGGATATAGTGTGATTAATGCAAACCGGAAATCTTCTGTTGCCAGTGGCTTAATGCGCAAGACTTTAAAGCAATTTTCTGTGCCCTATGATCCATATGAGGAGTTGGCATATTACAGACCGGCAGTTAAAAGCGCTTATCTTATTTGCCAAAAACTACATGACTTGTACAAAAAGAGCacaaaaagtgaaaaacaGCTTTCCATTCATGTTTACGATATGGCGAATAAGCTCTCAGTGCTATCAGAGTTTGAACCTAGTCATCCCGGGATGAAGAATATGTGGGAAAAGCTTTCGTCAGTTGTGCTGCATCAATCCGATTTGCTTTTAGTCGACTCAATCAGCGGGATGGCAATTCTTGGTGATGGATTACTGATATTGATTAATGATTTTTACGAGGTGAAGGAGGCTTTGACGAATCGATATTTAATTATGCGTGAGCTTATACAAGCCGAAGCACAAACCACTTCCAAGCATATTCAtgcaaacaaaattaaGAGCAAGGCCTCGTTGGACCCACTCAAAGTAGATGAAGCTTTGCGATCTTTGGAATATGCCACCAAAATTCAAAGCTCTTTAAATTTGCAGGTCAAGAGAATATCAGGAGAGATGATATATGAAAAAGAGGAGTTTAACAATTTTGTGGATGCAAAGTTCCGGGAATTGATCAAGAAATCAGTTCTTCGCAAAGTGGAACATCATAGAAAAGTTTTGAATTCGTTCGAAAAGATTAGATTGGATGTGCGTAGTGTTGATGAAAAGGGAGGTCTTTCAAGACTCAATAGAGAGAACTTGGCCAACTTGAAACACAATATAAACCAATCGCAATCTTCTTCTGGAGATTCGTGGACTTCAAGGACATTCCGATCAttgcaaaaagaagcaGAGGCTGCGCTGAAGAAAAAACCCGACAGTGACACTTTGGACCCTGTTATGGTAAGTGCAAAAAGCGCTGCAAGCGTTTTAGGAGTAGCGACTTTTTGA
- the pli1 gene encoding E3 SUMO-protein ligase pli1 has translation MNVIPSLTEEELYDTKVRISGLKVAEIKDVLRSVGLTITGKKSDLQTRLITFLSLRRDAGDKAAVLALRTLVVQRCNGVPLQTFRDLYHAIESGSFVPGTNHRRSNHHMSTTTTMATSTVPTGPAGATGATGAAGAIVSTIHSKDSKPFHGHSLMFKENPFYRLVRMVHGSPQKLPATANSGKPVYSFVFKKEEWLQLKSGNSQRRIYLLCGKQLKPDTVSSNNVEVEYPPSVEVYINSKRVTQFYKGTKKLGTAQAINATDFVQKAPNLNTITMIYNPLENANDAYFLYLYIVELIPMENVLQAVINAPKINKQHAIKMLTEESGANDIVVANTQISLSDPFARTRIQYPIRSIFCEHIQCFDAQMFLAKQFQAPQWECPLCGKPLKIKDLAGCEYFDEILKATGDDIDEVIIQPNGTWHAKLVEDETPSPSVHRRQSEAKKRTEESPEIIEISDSDDNDDNDDNDDNDDNDDNDENDENEGDDSGNDTIMSAARATGQSDVSTLITESLQPNSPISQRQIRVNSDSHIPHVSMDNRRTASQSREDQILGSMATTSLFSQRQGPVQESRSLLRHSLPNLDYFHQESRQQVPSWRTGHLAPSGSDERSIVNSTGSASNSQRIPSSGPAMQTTTSLRDSGSSHSISAHPAHPVHLIQPSTQLQGTNSKDRSSVEKTQSSNFQECSQQHPMQENRQPRVQPRAAVKEFGSGGGSQQGSTTFGSNSSLSTTVNNPNNHAPSVSRNGSILGPSILNLGGSQLEELSTGGHISRIPNEKDSSPDSNANLNLNTNSTSDNQGPKTTQITTSSSKSTVSRLNNQYSSLFIQRPRKKHNSQSRIATRAPENVDATSQEKHQQQHQQQHQQQHQQQQQQQQQQHGEPQQSQQSSRQQVDNGAETSNVHNATSKHDEPVPNEGALNEVITEFNFEEPHPVNDSILPITTVASQSKSNENDQTALEEFENIPLHRIHSLQKEMTPVERQAGENEATQEAPNSNDTRESVGIESHAVHASKEKSPSIISLRNIILQDRQLQNQLRAFDEETVQITTELLSKLPYQNSDSIKRHIKSVLEEREHTKRLLAELHLATGQLTDDFTTPSGTTTPTDADAMLSTANNEADFSVHAHLNHSPDVLGKKRSLTENIHQDLTPISETTSESLLASEWSSELGKVEEYRKKRCIGFSAKGSADEPIELD, from the exons ATGAATGTGATTCCTAGTTTAACAGAGGAAGAACTCTATGATACTAAAGTTCGGATATCAGGATTAAAAGTTGCTGAGATCAAAGACGTACTCCGACTGGTTGGATTAACCATCACCGGCAAGAAAAGCGATTTACAGACTCGTCTTATCACATTTTTACTGCTAAGGCGAGATGCAGGCGATAAGGCTGCCGTGCTAGCATTGCGGACGTTGGTTGTTCAGCGATGCAATGGTGTTCCATTACAAACGTTTAGGGACTTGTATCATGCCATAGAGTCTGGTAGTTTTGTTCCTGGCACAAACCATCGAAGATCAAACCACCACATgtcaacaaccacaacaatgGCTACATCAACAGTACCAACAGGACCAGCAGGAGCGACAGGAGCAACGGGAGCGGCAGGAGCGATAGTGAGTACCATACATAGTAAGGATTCGAAACCATTTCACGGTCATTCATTAATGTTCAAAGAGAATCCGTTTTATAGACTCGTTAGAATGGTGCATGGTTCTCCACAAAAATTGCCCGCAACCGCCAATAGTGGTAAACCCGTTTAttcctttgttttcaaaaaagaagaatggttgCAACTTAAATCGGGAAATTCTCAAAGACGAATTTATCTTCTTTGTGGGAAACAATTAAAACCCGATACGGTGTCATCAAATAATGTAGAAGTGGAGTACCCGCCATCAGTAGAGGTTTACATCAACTCAAAAAGAGTTACCCAGTTCTacaaaggaacaaaaaaattgggaaCAGCGCAAGCGATTAATGCCACTGATTTTGTACAGAAAGCGCCTAATCTAAACACCATTACCATGATCTACAACCCATTGGAAAATGCAAATGATGCatatttcctttatttGTACATTGTTGAGCTTATTCCCATGGAGAATGTCTTACAAGCCGTGATCAATGCTCCAAAGATTAACAAGCAACATGCCATAAAAATGTTAACTGAAGAAAGCGGAGCTAAtgacattgttgttgcaaacACGCAAATATCACTATCCGATCCTTTTGCACGAACAAGAATTCAGTACCCAATCAGGTCCATATTTTGTGAACATATCCAATGTTTTGATGCACAGATGTTTCTTGCTAAGCAATTCCAAGCTCCTCAATGGGAGTGTCCACTTTGTGGGAAGCCTTTAAAAATCAAGGATTTGGCTGGTTGTGAATACTTTGATGAAATTCTCAAGGCCACAGGAGACGATATTGACGAGGTCATTATTCAACCCAATGGTACATGGCATGCCAAATTAGTGGAAGACGAGACACCTAGCCCGTCAGTACACCGTCGTCAAAGTGAAGCCAAGAAGCGAACAGAAGAGAGCCCAGAAATTATTGAGATCTCTGATAGTGACGATAACGATGACAATGATGACAATGATGACAATGATGACAATGATGACAATGATGAGAATGATGAGAATGAAGGTGATGACAGTGGTAATGATACAATTATGTCTGCCGCTAGGGCAACTGGTCAATCTGATGTTTCTACTTTAATAACTGAATCGTTGCAACCTAACTCACCAATACTGCAACGACAGATCCGAGTGAATAGTGATAGCCATATCCCACATGTGTCGATGGACAACAGAAGGACTGCGTCCCAATCTAGAGAGGATCAAATACTTGGTTCCATGGCAACCACTTCGCTATTTAGTCAACGACAAGGTCCAGTTCAGGAGTCTCGATCATTATTACGCCACTCCTTGCCAAATCTCGATTACTTCCATCAAGAACTGAGACAACAAGTTCCGCTGTGGCGTACTGGACACTTGGCCCCCTCAGGCTCTGATGAGCGGTCAATTGTGAACTCAACGGGCTCTGCGTCAAACCTGCAGCGAATACCTTCTTCGGGACCTGCAATGCAAACCACAACTCTGTTGCGTGATTCTGGTTCTTCACATTCAATCTCAGCGCATCCAGCGCATCCAGTGCATCTAATACAACCATCAACACAGCTACAAGGAACAAACAGTAAAGATAGAAGCTCCGTAGAGAAAACACAGAGTTCAAATTTTCAGGAATGCTCTCAACAGCACCCCATGCAAGAAAATAGGCAGCCAAGAGTTCAACCTCGAGCTGCAGTAAAGGAATTTGGAAGCGGCGGTGGTTCTCAACAGGGGAGCACGACATTTGGATCCAACTCATCATTGTCAACAACGGTGAATAATCCTAATAATCATGCACCCTCTGTGAGCCGCAATGGTAGTATCCTAGGTCCATCAATATTAAACTTAGGAGGTCTGCAACTAGAAGAGTTGTCCACTGGTGGTCATATATCAAGAATCCcgaatgaaaaagattcAAGTCCGGATTCGAATGctaatttgaatttgaatacTAATTCAACACTGGATAATCAAGGACCGAAAACCACGCAAATTACTACTTCAAGTTCAAAAAGTACGGTCTCGCGTTTAAATAATCAGTATCTGCTGTTGTTTATCCAAAGACCTAGGAAGAAACATAATTCTCAATCTAGAATAGCTACTAGAGCACCTGAAAACGTTGATGCTACACTGCAAGAGaagcaccaacaacaacaccaacaacaacaccaacaacaacaccaacaacaacagcaacaacagcaacaacagcatgGAGAACCTCAACAGCTGCAACAGCTGTCACGACAACAGGTAGATAATGGTGCTGAAACTTCCAATGTTCACAATGCTACATCAAAACATGATGAACCAGTTCCCAATGAAGGTGCTTTGAATGAAGTAATCACTGAGTTCAATTTTGAGGAGCCACATCCGGTGAATGATTCCATACTACCCATTACAACCGTTGCGTCACAATCGAAAAGCAACGAAAATGACCAGACTGCTTTAGAAGAATTTGAGAATATACCTCTTCATCGAATTCATCTGctacaaaaagaaatgacaCCAGTTGAGAGGCAAGCTGGTGAAAATGAGGCGACGCAAGAAGCTCCAAATAGCAATGATACAAGAGAATCCGTCGGGATTGAGTCACATGCAGTGCATGCatcaaaggaaaaaagcCCATCAATTATTAGTCTAAGAAACATAATTCTACAAGATCgacaattgcaaaatcaaCTAAGAGCATTTGATGAGGAAACGGTGCAAATAACAACGGAATTGTTGAGTAAATTACCTTACCAAAATTCGGATCTGATTAAGCGGCACATCAAAAGTGTTTTAGAGGAACGTGAGCACACAAAGCGGTTACTAGCAGAACT aCACTTGGCAACTGGACAATTGACAGATGATTTTACAACCCCTAGCGGCACAACAACCCCCACTGATGCAGATGCGATGTTGTCCACAGCAAACAACGAAGCCGACTTTTCGGTGCATGCCCACTTGAATCATCTGCCAGATGTTCTTGGCAAAAAGCGGTCATTGACAGAGAATATTCACCAAGACCTTACCCCAATTAGCGAAACCACTAGTGAGAGTTTACTTGCATCTGAATGGTCTAGTGAATTGGGCAAAGTAGAGGAGTATCGGAAAAAGAGATGCATCGGGTTCTCTGCAAAAGGGTCAGCTGATGAACCTATTGAATTAGATTAA